A region of the Phycisphaerales bacterium genome:
CGTGTTCGCCATCAATCTGCACGGCTCGATCCTGCCGGCATATCGCGGGGCAGCGCCGATCCAGCGGGCGATGATGGATGGCTGCGCGACAACCGGGGTCAGCGTCATCACGCTGGCCCAGCGCATGGATGCCGGCGACATCCTCGCGACCGAATCCACGCCGATCGGCTCGAATGAAACGGCGGGCGAACTGCACGACCGGCTGGCGCTGCTCGGGCCGGGGGTCGTGGCGCGGGTGCTGGAGCAGTTTCGCGCGGGCACACTTGAGCCGCAGCCGCAGGATGAGCGCAACGCGACCAGCGCGCCCAAGTTGGCCAAGCGCGAAGGCACGACGGATTTTGCGCTGCCCGCCGAGCGCGTTCGCGCCTGGATTCACGGGCTCAACCCCTGGCCGGGCTGCACGGTCAACCTGGATGGCGATGAGGTGCGGCTGATTCGCGTGCGCGACTGGCCCGATGAATCGCACGACGCAGCGCCGGGCACGGTGCTGAATTCGCTGCACATTGCGTGCGCTTCAGGCGCGGTTGAGGTGCTCGAACTGCAACCGCTGGGCGGGCGAGTCATGGCGCTGGACGCCTACCGGCGCGGCCGCGCGTTCGAAGCCAGAATGCAGTTCACGCCTCGCGCGGGCGAGGCGTGAACGCGTGATGTATCGTGAGTTGCGGATCGGCGCGGCTTGACGTTACTTCGCCGCTTCGCGGGCGTCGCGCATGGTGGCCAGCAGGCGATCGACCGCGGCATCAGAGAGGTTGCGCCGGGCCTTGCGGAGCATGTCGCCGAACGCGTTGATCTCTTCGTCGGTCCACGGGCAGCCGACGTTGCCGTTGGGCCCGTCGCTGGTGACGATGGTTTCGCCCTTGGCGTCGAGGAAGGCAAACCACGGAATCCCGCCGGATTCCGACTTGCGATAGCGGTTGAGCATTTCAGCGCCGCCGATCATGCGATCGGTGTCGATCTTCACCTCGACGAAGTCCTTGGCGAGGATCTTGCTGATCTCGTTCCTGGCGAGCCAGTCTTCGAGGCGGTGGCACCAGCCGCACCACGGCGCGCCGAAGTGCACGAAGACGACGCGATCGCTCTCGCGGGCCTTGGTCATCGCTTCGCTGAGCACGGCTTCGGCGTCGAGGTACGCCGCCTGG
Encoded here:
- a CDS encoding methionyl-tRNA formyltransferase translates to MSADGKPMRLVYFGSGAFGLPTLQFLCAQRDRFEITLVVSQPDKPAGRKRQLTPTPVAQWAHEQGLACIKPARVNEPEVVERVRSADAQAFVVIAFGQKIGPALLEGVFAINLHGSILPAYRGAAPIQRAMMDGCATTGVSVITLAQRMDAGDILATESTPIGSNETAGELHDRLALLGPGVVARVLEQFRAGTLEPQPQDERNATSAPKLAKREGTTDFALPAERVRAWIHGLNPWPGCTVNLDGDEVRLIRVRDWPDESHDAAPGTVLNSLHIACASGAVEVLELQPLGGRVMALDAYRRGRAFEARMQFTPRAGEA